One genomic window of Struthio camelus isolate bStrCam1 chromosome 1, bStrCam1.hap1, whole genome shotgun sequence includes the following:
- the CCDC122 gene encoding coiled-coil domain-containing protein 122: MAKQNSPSLIEVVKQVAEQQHSQSSEIEKSKIVLFQLQAEFRELEKEMESILLETKTTERKIYQQDDAIEMTKYHCENLEAQVRALYSENIKLRLDAETVQEEFEMTFARNNEYREKIKAHKHLFWEVESKMPVMIELAEKQAVVKELKTKKEELMHDLQNPEGSVIKQVQEEITFLKREITEVKEFINKKTDLLEEEKILHAKLRKEIEVQNKRCDAILKRLHCQLNKLHSNKRQWHWNIQQMERKAAELRKCLGVAE, translated from the exons ATGGCCAAACAAAATTCTCCATCACTAATTGAAGTTGTAAAACAAGttgcagagcagcagcattcACAATCGTCAGAGATAGAAAAGAGCAAAATAGTTCTTTTCCAGTTGCAG gCTGAGTTTAGGGAACTTGAAAAAGAGATGGAGTCTATTCTGTTAGAAACAAagacaacagaaaggaaaatatatcaGCAAGACGATGCCATAGAAATGACAAAATATCATTGTGAAAATCTGGAGGCACAAGTCAGAGCCCTGTATTCTGAAAATATAAAGCTGAGACTTGATGCAGAAACAGTACAAGAAGAGTTTGAGATGACATTTGCAAGAAATAATGAATATCGTGAAAAAATAAAGGCCCATAAACATCTCTTCTGGGAAGTGGAAAGTAAAATGCCAGTTATGATTGAACTTGCAGAAAAGCAAGCTGTTGTTAAAGAGCTAAAGACAAAGAAGGAAGAGTTAATGCATGATCTCCAGAATCCGGAAGGATCTGTTATTAAACAAGTACAG gaagaaattacatttttaaaaagggaaatcaCAGAAGTGAAAGAGTTCATCAATAAAAAAACAGAtttgctggaagaagaaaaaatattacatgCTAAGCTTAGGAAAGAGATTGAG gTGCAGAATAAAAGATGCGATGCTATTCTAAAACGTTTGCATTGCCAATTGAACAAACTTCATTCAAATAAAAGGCAATGGCACTGGAACATTCAGCAGATGGAGAGAAAGGCAGCAGAACTAAGAAAGTGCCTTGGAGTTGCGGAGTGA